In a single window of the Bos taurus isolate L1 Dominette 01449 registration number 42190680 breed Hereford chromosome 23, ARS-UCD2.0, whole genome shotgun sequence genome:
- the OR11W1 gene encoding olfactory receptor 6Q1, producing MERANRTLVTQFIFMRFSNSPLLQLLFFSLFLLVYLLSLVGNGLIVLIVALDRRLHTPMYFFICNLSLVELWYTTVTVPKMLANFLSSQGVISVPSCITQYYFFFSLAATELFFLTTMAYDRYAAICRPLHYPLLLSPQTCGTLAGVCWCVGFLCPMFPSFLLTQISFCTPNQINHFFCDADQIFRLSCTDTYAIQAVGYAFSTVIILGALVFTMASYAHILATILAMASAAAQRKAFSTCTAHLSVVTIYFGTLIFMYVCPAVRYESSINKIVAIFYSVITPLLNPLIYTLRNKDVKEALKVLVSRMKKVYHSSGETK from the coding sequence ATGGAAAGAGCCAACCGCACCTTGGTCACTCAATTTATCTTTATGAGATTTTCCAACTCTCCACTTCTGCAGCTGctcttcttctccctctttctcctggTCTACCTCTTATCCCTGGTGGGCAATGGGCTCATTGTGCTCATTGTGGCCCTGGACAGACGCCTCCACACTCCCATGTACTTCTTTATCTGCAACCTCTCCTTGGTAGAGCTCTGGTACACCACAGTCACTGTGCCCAAAATGCTGGCCAACTTTCTCAGTTCCCAAGGGGTCATCTCAGTTCCCAGCTGCATCACCCAGTACTACTTCTTCTTCTCTTTGGCTGCCACAGAACTCTTCTTTCTCACTaccatggcctatgaccgctatgcaGCCATCTGCCGACCACTCCACTACCCACTTCTGCTCAGCCCTCAAACGTGTGGTACCCTGGCTGGCGTCTGCTGGTGTGTGGGATTCCTCTGCCCCATGTTCCCTTCATTCCTCCTTACACAGATCTCCTTCTGCACCCCCAACCAGATcaaccacttcttctgtgacGCTGACCAGATTTTCCGCCTTTCTTGCACAGACACATACGCCATCCAAGCCGTGGGCTATGCTTTTAGCACTGTCATTATCCTAGGGGCCTTGGTCTTCACCATGGCTTCCTATGCCCACATCCTGGCCACAATTCTAGCCATGGCCTCAGCTGCTGCTCAGCGCAAGGCCTTTTCCACATGCACAGCGCATCTTTCCGTGGTCACCATCTACTTTGGCACTCTCATATTCATGTATGTCTGCCCTGCTGTTAGGTATGAGTCAAGTATCAACAAGATTGTGGCTATTTTCTACTCAGTCATCACTCCCCTTCTCAATCCTCTCATCTATACACTCCGTAACAAGGATGTCAAGGAAGCTCTGAAAGTCTTGGTGTCCCGGATGAAAAAGGTCTACCACTCAAGCGGGGAAACAAAGTGA
- the OR11A12 gene encoding olfactory receptor 11A1, producing MQRSTRICHLITAETWMIFMETVSIGNQTITEFVLLGFYVKAELHLLLFIVFTVIYASIILGNMLIIVAVVSSQRLHTPMYFFLANLSFLEILYTSSVVPKMLEGFLQEAAISVAGCLLQFFIFGSLATAECFLLAVMAYDRYLAICYPLRYPLLMGPRWCLGLVVIAWLSGFMVGVVIIALMAQLRFCGHNHIDHFYCDFMPLMSLACSDPSVAQMTTFILSVVCLTVPFGLILTSYGRIVVAVLRVPAGASRRKAFSTCSSHLAVVSTYYGTLMVLYIAPSAVHSQLLMKVFALLYTVITPFFNPVIYTLRNKEVQQALWMLLYVKQAEMIEGGWW from the coding sequence ATGCAAAGAAGCACTAGAATCTGTCACTTAATCACTGCAGAAACTTGGATGATCTTCATGGAAACGGTCTCCATAGGAAACCAAACGATTACTGAATTTGTCCTTCTTGGTTTCTATGTCAAAGCTGAGCTGCATCTCCTTCTCTTTATTGTGTTCACTGTCATCTACGCTTCCATCATCCTAGGGAACATGCTAATCATTGTGGCGGTGGTTAGCTCTCAGAGGCTCCACACacccatgtatttcttcctggctAATCTGTCCTTCCTGGAGATCCTCTATACTTCCTCAGTGGTGCCCAAGATGTTGGAGGGCTTCTTGCAGGAGGCGGCCATCTCTGTGGCTGGTTGCTTGCTCCAGTTCTTTATCTTTGGTTCTTTAGCCACTGCTGAGTGCTTCCTACTGGCTGTCATGGCATATGATCGCTACCTGGCCATCTGCTACCCGCTCCGCTACCCTCTCCTGATGGGACCCAGATGGTGTTTGGGGCTGGTGGTCATAGCGTGGCTCTCTGGCTTCATGGTAGGTGTAGTGATTATAGCCCTCATGGCCCAACTGAGATTCTGTGGCCACAACCACATTGACCACTTTTACTGTGACTTCATGCCTTTGATGAGCCTGGCCTGCTCAGATCCCAGTGTAGCCCAGATGACAACATTCATTCTGTCTGTGGTCTGCCTCACTGTTCCTTTTGGACTGATTCTGACATCTTATGGCCGGATTGTGGTGGCTGTGCTGAGAGTTCCTGCTGGGGCCAGCAGAAGGAAGGCTTTCTCCACGTGCTCCTCCCATCTAGCTGTAGTGTCCACATACTATGGTACTCTCATGGTCTTATACATCGCGCCCTCTGCTGTCCACTCTCAGCTCCTCATGAAGGTCTTTGCCTTGCTCTACACTGTGATCACCCCTTTCTTCAATCCTGTGATTTATACCCTGAGGAATAAGGAAGTTCAGCAGGCACTGTGGATGCTTCTGTATGTTAAGCAAGCTGAAATGATTGAAGGAGGATGGTGGTAA